The Bacteroidales bacterium region CAGATTCCTTTCTTGCCTTGCTGGCTTTACGGGCTCTGGTTTTCTTTCTCTCTCCAGCCTCTTCTTTGCCTTCTTTTTTGGCGCCTTTCTTTTCCCTTGCTTCCTGCCCTTCTTTTTCCTTTTCCCGTTTTCCTTCTTCCAATCCTTCCATAATGGCTTCAGCGGTCTTGCCCACAGTATAAGCAATAGATTTTGAAGCGTCATCATTGGCCGGAATGGGGAAGTCCACCTCCTGTGGATCAGAATTGGTATCCACCATGGCGAATATAGGTATATTCAGTTTCTGGGCTTCCCGCACAGCGATGTGCTCTTTGGTAACATCCACAATAAAAATGGCCGCCGGAGGACGATCCATATTGGAGATGCTTCCGAATGTCTTTTCCAGTTTGGCTCTTTGCCGCTGAATCTGCAATCGCTCTCTTTTAGCCAATTTATCATAAGTACCATCGGAAAATCGCTTATCGATGGTGGCCATTTTCTTAATGGTGCGCTTAATTGTAGGGAAATTGGTAAGCATACCGCCCGGCCAGCGCTCGGTAACATAAGGCATACCAGTAGGCTTTACCTTTTCGGCGACGATTTCCTTCGCCTGCTTTTTGGTAGCTACAAACAATATATTTCTGCCGGATTTGGCGATTTGTTTGAGGGCATTGAGCGCTTCGTTAAGCTTTACGGTGGTCTTTTGCAGATCTATCACGTGGATCCCGTTTCTTTCCATAAAGATATACGGGGCCATCTTGGGATTCCACTTTCTTTTCAGGTGCCCGAAATGTACACCTGCTTCCAGTAATTCATCAAATGTTGCTTCAGTCATGATTTATTGTTTTAACGTTTACATTCTGTTTTAACAATTGCCGGGTAGTCCCTGTTAATGGAAGTCCCGGCAATTTAGATACTAAACGGAAATTATATGAATAATTATCGTTTACTGAACTGAGTCTTCTTACGTGCCTTGGGCCGTCCAGGCTTTTTACGTTCAACGGCACGGGCATCACGGGTTAATAAATTATAGGGCTTTAGGATGCTTCTGTATTCCTCGTTTGATTCAACCAGAGCCCGTCCTAATGCCAACTTTAAGGCTTCTGCCTGTCCTTTGACACCGCCTCCTTTAACATTCACCTTGATGTCGTAATTTCCCATACCTTCAATCACCTGTAGCGGATGCTCAACAATAGATCTGAGATGAGCCGTGGGGAAGTGTTCCTTGTAATCCTTACCGTTAACACTAATGTTTCCTTTGCCTTCCGATAAATAAACACGCGCTACGGATTCTTTTCTTCTGCCTATGGTATTGACTCTTTCCATGTTGCTTATCTAATTTCTTTTACATTGATTTTTCTTGGTTGCTGTGCTTCATGAGGATGTTCTTCACCAGGGTAAACAAATAAGTGGTTCTTTAGTTTATTGCCCAGCTTATTTTTAGGCAACATGCCCTGTACAGACTTTTCGATAATTTTCGCGGGATCTTTCTCCATGAGATCCTTTGGAGTTCTGGTACGCTTTCCCCCGGGATATCCGCTGTAATGAACATATTCTTTGTCTGTCCACTTCTTTCCGGTTAACCGAATATGTTCGGCATTAACCACAATGACTTTATCACCGCAGTCAACATGCGGGGTATAGCTGGGCTTGTGTTTGCCCCTGATGATCTTAGCCACCTGTGAGGCCAGCCTGCCCAATACTTCGTTCTTTGCATCCACCAGGATCCATTCCTTCTTTACATCCTTCTGTCTGACGGAAACAGTTTTGTAACTATTCGTATCCACTTTATTATGTTTTTAGTTCCTAATCAATTACAATTCACTAACCTTTTTAGCGGGATGCAAAAATAATATTCTTTTTAGAAAATTAACAACATTTTCAACAAATAATTTGTGTTTACAATCTTATTCGGTCCGATTGTCCGCAACCCTGTAAAATTAACCCTACCAACCTTACGTTTCCATTTATCGCAGATTTTTCCTTTTTTTGTATTACAGACAGAAACATCATGGAAAACTACTAAGTGAATACGATGAGTCATAAAGAATATATCAGGGAAGCCATCCGCCTTTCAGAAAAAAATATGGAAGAAGGGGGTGGTCCTTTTGGCGCGGTAATCGTGAAAGACAATAAGATCATTGCCAAAGCAGGCAATACGGTTACACCCGCCAATGATCCTACAGCACATGCCGAAATCAATGCAATACGCCGGGCCGCCGAATATTTGAATAACTTTGACCTGAACGGATGTATGATTTATTCCTCATGTGAGCCCTGTCCGATGTGCCTGGGGGCTATCTACTGGGCCCGCCTGGACGGGATCTATTTTGCCGCCGGTAACGCGGATGCCAGGTATGCCGGATTTGATGATTCTTTTATATACGAAGAAATACGAAAACCTTTTGAGCGGAGAAGCATTCAAACTATCCAAATGCTTAGGGATGAAGCATTTGAGGTTCTGGAGAAATGGAAACAGAAAGAAGATAAAATCCAATATTAAAGCAAACCGGATTGATGCCACTAAAGAGACTGGGAAGAAATTTTTATACTCAGGATGCATTGGATATAGCAGGCGAAATACTGGGAAAACCGCTTATTGTCAGGCAAGGGGATGATCAATATCGCCATGCCATCACAGAGATAGAGATATACAGGGGCACGGAGGATAAAGGCTGCCATGTAAGCAGAGGCCGGACCAAAAGAAATGAGATCATGTTTGATCGGGGTGGATTGCTTTATGTATACCTGATCTACGGGATGCACTGGATGCTCAATATAGTGACCGGTAATACCGAAGAACCCCAGGCGCTTTTGATCAGGGGACTGGAGCATATCAACGGGCCGGGCCGCCTGACCAAAGCCCTGGGCATCGACCGCAGCTTTCACGGTGAAGACCTGGTAACTTCACCCAGGATATGGATAGAAGATATTTCCGTCAACAACCGCGAGATCATCCGAAAACCCCGGGTAGGTATCGATTACGCCGGAGATTACTGGAAAAACATGCCCTGGCGTTATGTGCTGCAAAACCGTAAACCAGGTTGAATCCCGCTCCTATTGGTCTTAGGCTGGTATGCCTGGTTAACCTCATACAGTCAACCGGAACCAATATCAGTCCTAAACCGGAATTACTTATTCTTCCTTCGGTGCTCCAGTTTGGTAAGAAACACATCCGTATTCAGCAGCAAGTAAATCCCAAATCCGTAATCCAGTTGACGGCTTCGGGGGCTCCAGTAGGTATCGAAATTGACGATGAAATGCAGATCTCTATATTTCCGGGTGTATCTCAACTTTCCGGTAAGAAACTCCCGTTCCCTATCAAGCAGACGTTCTTTTCTGATAGAATAGGTTTGATACATGGGATTGCCTGCAAATGAAAGAAACCGTCTTGCCTTCCACCAGGAAAACTGAAGCTGGAGATTTTGCATATCAAGGGAAAAGGTTGATAGCCAACCATGGCCCTTTTCAATCTCCCGGTTGCTTACCGGCGAAAGATCCCTGTACCCCACATACAGGTTTTTCCACCCAACAGCAGTCAGGTAGCGGGAATGCAGATCAAGCTGAAAATCGGGACCCGCTGCAAAGTTGGAATATGTGGTAACAGGTTTTCCTGAATTGTCGATTTGCCCTCCCTTGTGCTGTATAAGAACCTGCAACGGAAGATCAACAGTGAAATCCTTCTGTTTCCCATAAAGCGGCAATCCGGAGGAAATACCTGTGTCAAATATCTCGCGGGCATCATCGCCCGGTGTGATGAAATTTTTCCAGTTCACCCATATATCAGCTTGAATAAATGACTTATCAAGCAAAAACTGAAAACCGTTCTCAATATGCTCATCCAGAAATCTTTCATAATGATACAACGGGTCAATGAGGTTGTGATGATGGGTGCTCCTTATTGAGCCCATTCGCAGATCAACTCCCTCAGATAGTTGATGCTCCAAATAAAACACCGGCTTTATCTTATTAAAACCATGTTCGCCCGAGTATTTCAAAAAATGCACCCCACCTGCAAGGCGGGTATTGCCCGAAAGGTTCCAGAAAAGGGTGGGAGTAAGAAAATAGCCGATTTTAGAATAACCGGCCACATAATCATTGGAATATTCATTATTTTTAAAAAAATTTGTGTTGTCGATGGAAAGAAAGACGGAGTGGGTATCCCGGGGTTGGAGGGGATCAGGATTATAATCCGCGGGCAGGTTCTGTGCGACGTTCCTTAATGGCATAACGGAGATAATCAGAAGCAATATGATCAAGCGCATAAATTCATTCATTTGAGTTTTTAAAGATAAAAATTTATTGTTTATTTAGCCTGCCCTTAAAACAAAACTCCGAAGATAAAAAAGTTTGAAAACCAACAAGAAATGAAATCCTATAAATTTTACAATCAACTGCTTGGATGGATCAGCTTTGCCATTGCCGCCGTGGTATATCTTTCCACCATTGAGCCGACAGCCAGCTTTTGGGACTGCGGTGAGTTTATCACATCAGCATGGAAGCTTGAAGTGGGCCATCCTCCCGGAGCACCCTTTTTTATGCTTCTCGGCCGGTTCTTTACCCTTTTCGGAGGAAAAGCCGAAAATGCAGCCGTAATGATGAACAGTTTATCCGCTCTGGCCAGTGCCTTTACGATCATGTTTCTGTTCTGGACCATTACCCACCTGGCATCAAAAATCCTGATAAAAGACGAAAAAAGTTATACCTTTTCAAACACCATCGCCATCCTGGGAAGCGGCTTTCTGGGGGCTATGGTTTTCACCTTTACTGACACTTTCTGGTTTTCGGCCGTGGAAGCAGAGGTTTATGCCACCTCTTCCCTTTTCACGGCGATTGTATTTTGGGCCATACTCAAATGGGAGAATGAAGCCCATAAACCCCATTCCAACCGTTGGATCATCCTGATAGCTTACCTGATGGGCCTGTCCATTGGCGTTCACCTGTTGAACCTTCTTGCCATTCCGGCTATTGTACTGGTTTATTATTTTAAAAAATATAAACCCACCATACGGGGAACATTGGGTTTATTGCTGATTTCATTTGTCATACTGAGTGCAATGGTATATGTACTGGTACCCGGAATAGTAAAGGTAGCTACCGTGTTTGAATTGTTGTTTGTAAACGGTTTTGGCCTGCCTTTCAATTCAGGCGTGATATTTTATATCGTATTGATTATCGGATTGATCACCTTCGGCCTTTATTACACCCATAAATACAGAAAATACGTTCTCAATACTATTCTTCTCGGGCTTACCGTTATACTGATCGGGTATTCTTCCTATGCTACCGTCATGATTCGCTCTATTGCCGACCCTCCAATGGATCAGAACGATCCGGAGAACATATTCAACCTGCTGAGCTACTTGAACAGGGAGCAATATGGCGACCGGCCCCTGTTTTACGGGCACTATTACAATGCTCCCGTTGAGGAGCGAAAACAGGGAGCCCCGGTATATGATCAGGTTAACGGGAAGTATGAAGTAGTGGATTATAAAACCAAAATGGTATACGATTCCCGGTTCACCGGGTTTTTCCCCAGGATGTACAGCACACAGTCGCAACATGTGAACGATTACCACTCGTGGGTAGATATAAGCGGAAAGAGGGTTACGGTAAGAAATTCTCAAGGTGAACAGGAACAGAGAACAGTGCCCAGCGTTGGTGACAACCTGGAGTTTTTCTTCAAATACCAGGTGGGCCATATGTATCTGAGGTATTTCATGTGGAATTTTTCCGGCAGACAAAACGACATTCAGGGGCACGGCGATGTGAAGCGGGGGAACTGGATCTCCGGAATTCCCTTTATTGACAATTCAAGGCTGGGACCACAGGATCAATTGCCCGATTATTTAAAGAACAATCCCGCCAACAACAAGTATTATATGCTGCCTTTTATTCTTGGCGTGATCGGCCTTTGGTATCAGGGCAAGAGAAACAGCAAGGGCTTTGGAGTGGTATTGATCTTGTTCCTGTTTACAGGCATCGCCATTGTGTATTACCTGAATCAGTATCCCCATCAACCGCGCGAACGGGATTACGCCTTTGCTGGCTCTTTCTATGCCTACGCCATCTGGATCGGGCTTAGCGTGCTGGCAGTTTGGGATTACCTTAGACAACACATCCCCGTACGTGCAAGCGCCATAATCAGCTCGCTGATCCTTCTGCCTGTTCCCTTGTTAATGGCTTCGGAAAACTGGGATGATCACGACCGTTCCGGGAGATATACCACCCGCGATTTTGCTTACAATTATCTGAACTCATGCCGTAAAAATGGGATATTATTTACCAATGGAGACAACGATACTTTCCCTTTATGGTATGCACAGGAAGTCGAGGGCATTCGAACAGATGTGCGCGTGGCCAACCTGAGCTACCTCCGGGCTGGCTGGTACCTGGAACAGATGACCCGTAAAGCATATGAATCGGATCCGCTGCCCTTCACCCATACCAGTGACCAGCTTGGGAAAGGCTCCCGGGACGTTTTGCCCATTTACAACAGAATAGAAGACAGGGTTTCAATTAAAAAAGTGATCGATTTTGTCGCCAATGAAAATGAGCGGACCAAAGTTCAGTCTCCCTTTAACANNNNNNNNNNNNNNNNNNNNNNNNNNNNNNNNNNNNNNNNNNNNNNNNNNNNNNNNNNNNNNNNNNNNNNNNNNNNNNNNNNNNNNNNNNNNNNNNNNNNNNNNNNNNNNNNNNNNNNNNNNNNNNNNNNNNNNNNNNNNNNNNNNNNNNNNNNNNNNNNNNNNNNNNNNNNNNNNNNNNNNNNNNNNNNNNNNNNNNNNNNNNNNNNNNNNNNNNNNNNNNNNNNNNNNNNNNNNNNNNNNNNNNNNNNNNNNNNNNNNNNNNNNNNNNNNNNNNNNNNNNNNNNNNNNNNNNNNNNNNNNNNNNNNNNNNNNNNNNNNNNNNNNNNNNNNNNNNNNNNNNNNNNNNNNNNNNNNNNNNNNNNNNNNNNNNNNNNNNNNNNNNNNNNNNNNNNNNNNNNNNNNNNNNNNNNNNNNNNNNNNNNNNNNNNNNNNNNNNNNNNNNNNNNNNNNNNNNNNNNNNNNNNNNNNNNNNNNNNNNNNNNNNNNNNNNNNNNNNNNNNNNNNNNNNNNATGGACCTTTGTATGGAAAAAATATCAGACGATAATGTGCCCTACGGCTTCTTTACTAATTCTTTCATCCGGAATTATTACAGGATAGGAGAAAAAGAGGAAGCCCGTAAACACCTGGGAATTTTACGAGAAAACCTGAACCAGAAGATGAACTACTATGTAAACCTGGGAGAATTGTCGGGACAGTTCCCCGATGATATCAGGCGTACCATGACATCCCTGAAAAGGCTGTCGGATATTACCGAATCGCAAGGAGATAAAGAGCTAAGCAAGGATATTCTGAATGACTTTGATCGGTATATGAAATTTTTACAGCAGAATCAGCAACTGTTAAACCGGCAACGTTGAATTATTACAGACTGGCAGCAAAGGGTATCCGGCAGGTAACCTGGTATTATGATACAAAGGAGAAAAATATCTATCTGACCTTCGATGATGGGCCAACCTCAAAAATTACCCCGTGGATACTGCATCTGCTGGAACAGTATAATGCCCGCGCCACATTTTTTTGTCTGGGGCGCCAGGTAGAACAGTTCCCTTTACAGTATGAAAAGATCCTTAAAAGAGGCCATGCTGCAGGCAATCATACATACAGCCATTTAAAAGGAATTTTTACCAGGAACAGGCAGTATTTTGAAGATGTAAACCATGCAGCCCGCCTGATTGATTCCCACTTGTTCAGGTTTCCACATGGTTCTTTTCGGATATCCCAGATCAAACATCTGAGCAAGAGTTACCAAATTATTATGTGGGATGTATTGAGCGGGGATTATAATCGCCGCTGTTCATCCCGTTCCATACTACAACATCTTTTAAATTCAGTTGGACCGGGTTCTATCGTGGTGTTTCATGATTCCGAAAAGGCGGAAGCAAATATAAAAAAAGTCTTACCGCAGTTTTTGAAGCATTTTCAGGAAGAAGGCTATATTTTCCCGCTGATACCTGATTCAAGGCGTGATTAAGTTTATATCGTAAACTTCTTCTCAGCCTGAACAGATAAAACAAATAAACAGATTTTTCTGCTTAAAGTATCCAAATTTTTCTTATATTGTAAACCTAAATCTTTTTCAATAATTTGGAAACATATTTTTTGGTTACAATCTCCCTTATAAGCTTTTGTTAATGGCAAAATACAATTACGAACACATCGATATGCTTTTGGCGGCTGGAATGATTGCCCAAATTTTCAGGAAATATGTTGACGATCTTTCCTACATCCGTACCGACTGGACCCGCAAATATGCAGATTCCCTCAACGAACGCATTGACAAGGCCATGAAAAACCATCTGGGGGTTACCTACCCTGCCGACCTGCGTGCAGCTAACGAACGAATTATAGAGATCAGGCCTACAACCAGGAGAGACCTGGCCTTTATTATGAGAGAGATTAAGGACAATTTCAGTATGGAAGAAGCAGATGCAATTTTGCATTATCTTGGATTCGACCTGTATATCGACGATGTGATAAGTCATGATCAGGAAAGCCTTATAAATTTGCTGTTTTCCTTTAAATCCGGAATGACCCGCGGACTTAGAAGGCTGATAACCGGCCAGGGTACCAATCCGCCACTTATAGACAGAATCATGGAGCATGCCGGAATTTTCCAGCAGGCAAACCAGATTCAGAGGCAACTCAAAAAAGAGTGGCATCAACCTCCCAAATCTGCCCACCAGGAATTACAGACCATTTTTAAAGAAGTAATGTTGATCTGTAAGATCGGTGCAATCTTTTACCAGGAAGAGCCCGACAAAAGAGACTTCTTTGTTTTCGCAAAAGTTGTTCACAGCATCAATGCCGGCAGTTCGTCACAGGAAGGAGAACGCTCAAAGGACGAATAAGTATT contains the following coding sequences:
- the rpsI gene encoding 30S ribosomal protein S9; this encodes MERVNTIGRRKESVARVYLSEGKGNISVNGKDYKEHFPTAHLRSIVEHPLQVIEGMGNYDIKVNVKGGGVKGQAEALKLALGRALVESNEEYRSILKPYNLLTRDARAVERKKPGRPKARKKTQFSKR
- a CDS encoding DUF2723 domain-containing protein, producing the protein MKSYKFYNQLLGWISFAIAAVVYLSTIEPTASFWDCGEFITSAWKLEVGHPPGAPFFMLLGRFFTLFGGKAENAAVMMNSLSALASAFTIMFLFWTITHLASKILIKDEKSYTFSNTIAILGSGFLGAMVFTFTDTFWFSAVEAEVYATSSLFTAIVFWAILKWENEAHKPHSNRWIILIAYLMGLSIGVHLLNLLAIPAIVLVYYFKKYKPTIRGTLGLLLISFVILSAMVYVLVPGIVKVATVFELLFVNGFGLPFNSGVIFYIVLIIGLITFGLYYTHKYRKYVLNTILLGLTVILIGYSSYATVMIRSIADPPMDQNDPENIFNLLSYLNREQYGDRPLFYGHYYNAPVEERKQGAPVYDQVNGKYEVVDYKTKMVYDSRFTGFFPRMYSTQSQHVNDYHSWVDISGKRVTVRNSQGEQEQRTVPSVGDNLEFFFKYQVGHMYLRYFMWNFSGRQNDIQGHGDVKRGNWISGIPFIDNSRLGPQDQLPDYLKNNPANNKYYMLPFILGVIGLWYQGKRNSKGFGVVLILFLFTGIAIVYYLNQYPHQPRERDYAFAGSFYAYAIWIGLSVLAVWDYLRQHIPVRASAIISSLILLPVPLLMASENWDDHDRSGRYTTRDFAYNYLNSCRKNGILFTNGDNDTFPLWYAQEVEGIRTDVRVANLSYLRAGWYLEQMTRKAYESDPLPFTHTSDQLGKGSRDVLPIYNRIEDRVSIKKVIDFVANENERTKVQSPFN
- a CDS encoding nucleoside deaminase; its protein translation is MSHKEYIREAIRLSEKNMEEGGGPFGAVIVKDNKIIAKAGNTVTPANDPTAHAEINAIRRAAEYLNNFDLNGCMIYSSCEPCPMCLGAIYWARLDGIYFAAGNADARYAGFDDSFIYEEIRKPFERRSIQTIQMLRDEAFEVLEKWKQKEDKIQY
- the rplM gene encoding 50S ribosomal protein L13 encodes the protein MDTNSYKTVSVRQKDVKKEWILVDAKNEVLGRLASQVAKIIRGKHKPSYTPHVDCGDKVIVVNAEHIRLTGKKWTDKEYVHYSGYPGGKRTRTPKDLMEKDPAKIIEKSVQGMLPKNKLGNKLKNHLFVYPGEEHPHEAQQPRKINVKEIR
- a CDS encoding polysaccharide deacetylase family protein; its protein translation is MNYYRLAAKGIRQVTWYYDTKEKNIYLTFDDGPTSKITPWILHLLEQYNARATFFCLGRQVEQFPLQYEKILKRGHAAGNHTYSHLKGIFTRNRQYFEDVNHAARLIDSHLFRFPHGSFRISQIKHLSKSYQIIMWDVLSGDYNRRCSSRSILQHLLNSVGPGSIVVFHDSEKAEANIKKVLPQFLKHFQEEGYIFPLIPDSRRD
- the rpsB gene encoding 30S ribosomal protein S2 codes for the protein MTEATFDELLEAGVHFGHLKRKWNPKMAPYIFMERNGIHVIDLQKTTVKLNEALNALKQIAKSGRNILFVATKKQAKEIVAEKVKPTGMPYVTERWPGGMLTNFPTIKRTIKKMATIDKRFSDGTYDKLAKRERLQIQRQRAKLEKTFGSISNMDRPPAAIFIVDVTKEHIAVREAQKLNIPIFAMVDTNSDPQEVDFPIPANDDASKSIAYTVGKTAEAIMEGLEEGKREKEKEGQEAREKKGAKKEGKEEAGERKKTRARKASKARKESAKKGEAKEPKSNEAANAGAENPEAGDSTEVSSENAETGKAESSQGESKQTGQAEEQKNNQSEENNQ
- a CDS encoding DNA-3-methyladenine glycosylase — protein: MPLKRLGRNFYTQDALDIAGEILGKPLIVRQGDDQYRHAITEIEIYRGTEDKGCHVSRGRTKRNEIMFDRGGLLYVYLIYGMHWMLNIVTGNTEEPQALLIRGLEHINGPGRLTKALGIDRSFHGEDLVTSPRIWIEDISVNNREIIRKPRVGIDYAGDYWKNMPWRYVLQNRKPG